One part of the Janthinobacterium sp. 17J80-10 genome encodes these proteins:
- a CDS encoding TRAP transporter substrate-binding protein: MERRSFLKKAAVGASVASVAAPALAQSQPTINWRLASSFPKSLDTLFGTAEVFSKRVSQLTGGKFNIRVFAGGEIIPALQVVDAVQAGTIEMGHTAPYYYFGKDSTFAFDCAVPFGMNSRQQTAWFDQGGGRELLRDFYKDYGIVNFLGGNTGAQMGGWFRKEIKTLNDIKGLKMRISAFAGKVMAPLGLVPQQLAGADIYPALEKGTLDAVEWTTPYDDEKLGFYKVAPYYYAPGWWEAGAQLSFYVGIKEWEKLPKEYQSAIEAASYEAHVTMQAEYDAKNPAALARLIKSGAKLRFFSKEIMEATYKAAMQTMEEEASKNAKFKKIYEPYQRFQRNQNQWFSVAEAPMQNFMVNRK, encoded by the coding sequence ATGGAACGTCGTTCCTTTCTAAAAAAAGCAGCGGTTGGTGCCTCGGTCGCAAGCGTAGCTGCGCCTGCACTGGCGCAATCGCAACCGACGATTAACTGGCGCCTGGCGTCGAGCTTTCCCAAATCCCTGGATACGCTATTTGGCACTGCTGAGGTGTTTTCCAAGCGTGTTTCTCAATTGACAGGCGGTAAATTCAATATCCGCGTGTTTGCCGGTGGTGAAATCATTCCGGCACTGCAGGTCGTTGATGCAGTCCAGGCGGGTACCATCGAAATGGGGCATACCGCCCCGTACTATTATTTCGGCAAGGATTCGACATTTGCGTTCGACTGCGCCGTTCCCTTCGGCATGAATTCCCGTCAGCAGACCGCCTGGTTTGATCAGGGCGGCGGACGCGAACTGCTGCGTGATTTCTACAAGGATTACGGCATCGTCAATTTCCTCGGCGGGAATACCGGCGCGCAAATGGGGGGCTGGTTCCGCAAGGAGATCAAGACGCTGAATGACATCAAAGGCTTGAAGATGCGCATCAGTGCATTTGCCGGCAAGGTCATGGCGCCATTGGGCCTGGTGCCACAGCAATTGGCAGGTGCCGATATTTATCCGGCGCTGGAAAAAGGCACGCTTGACGCGGTCGAATGGACCACGCCATACGATGATGAAAAGCTTGGCTTCTACAAGGTCGCGCCTTACTATTACGCCCCGGGCTGGTGGGAAGCAGGCGCGCAGCTGTCATTCTATGTCGGCATTAAAGAGTGGGAAAAGCTGCCGAAGGAATACCAGAGTGCGATCGAAGCCGCGTCTTACGAAGCCCATGTCACCATGCAGGCCGAATATGATGCGAAGAATCCGGCTGCGCTGGCGCGACTGATCAAGAGCGGCGCCAAGTTGCGTTTCTTCTCCAAAGAGATCATGGAAGCCACCTACAAGGCTGCGATGCAGACAATGGAAGAGGAAGCTTCCAAGAACGCGAAATTCAAAAAGATTTACGAGCCGTACCAGCGTTTCCAGCGTAACCAGAACCAATGGTTCTCGGTGGCGGAAGCGCCGATGCAAAACTTCATGGTCAATCGCAAGTAA
- a CDS encoding alpha/beta hydrolase: MSDALLESIQIDTAPNPTVSIIWMHGLGADGSDFVPIVRELDLSGCPAIRFIFPHAPMMPVTMNGGYVMRSWYDILLGEDLTRREDEGGLRNSQAAIEQLIAREKARGIPSNRILLAGFSQGCAMTLQTGLRHPEPLGGLLCLSGYLPLADVVAAECHAANHATPIFMTHGTGDPVIPLQRAEASRDLLAGLGHNVEWHAYPMQHSVCMEEIDDIGGWLERVLA; the protein is encoded by the coding sequence ATGAGCGACGCCCTTCTTGAATCGATCCAGATCGACACCGCCCCCAATCCGACCGTCTCCATCATCTGGATGCATGGCCTGGGCGCCGATGGTTCCGACTTCGTGCCCATCGTGCGCGAACTGGACTTGTCGGGGTGCCCGGCGATCCGCTTCATCTTTCCGCATGCGCCCATGATGCCGGTGACCATGAACGGCGGCTACGTGATGCGCTCGTGGTACGACATCCTGCTGGGCGAAGATTTGACCCGCCGCGAAGATGAAGGCGGCTTGCGCAATTCACAGGCAGCGATCGAACAATTGATCGCCCGCGAAAAGGCCCGCGGCATCCCCTCGAACCGCATCCTGCTCGCCGGCTTTTCGCAAGGCTGCGCCATGACGCTGCAAACCGGCTTGCGCCATCCGGAGCCGCTCGGCGGCCTGCTGTGCCTGTCGGGATACCTGCCGCTGGCTGACGTGGTCGCAGCAGAATGCCATGCCGCCAACCACGCCACGCCGATTTTCATGACGCATGGCACAGGCGACCCGGTGATCCCGCTGCAGCGCGCCGAAGCTTCGCGCGACTTACTGGCCGGACTCGGCCACAATGTAGAATGGCATGCATACCCGATGCAACACTCCGTCTGCATGGAAGAAATCGACGATATCGGCGGCTGGCTCGAGCGCGTGCTGGCCTGA
- the pmbA gene encoding metalloprotease PmbA — translation MSDSVFTHSQEQLQQLAQDVLRYAKEKGASGAAVDISEGSGLAVTVRKGSIETIEQNKDKGIGVTVYMGAEGHIRRGNASTSDFSRQALQDTVDAAYNIARFTAEDDCAGLPDADSLEMAPLDLQLCYPWLIGADEAAELARRAEDAAFAVDKRITNSEGASVYAQQSQFVSANSRGFMGGYPFSRHTLSVAPIAGKGAHMQRDDWYSSMRDPARLAAPEAVGRYAAERALARLNGRKLDTRKCPVLFEAPLAAGLLGAFVQAVSGGALYRKSTFLLDTLGKAVFAPHIQIVEDPHVVGAVGSAPFDEEGVKTHRRDVVRDGVVEGYFLSTYSARKLGMKTTGNSGGSHNLKLFSSRAAPGDDFKAMLKKLDTGLLVTELMGQGVNYVTGDYSRGASGYWVENGVIQYPVEEITIAGNMREMFAQIAAIGTDTLIRGTKETGSILIESMTIAGS, via the coding sequence ATGAGCGATTCCGTATTTACCCACAGCCAGGAACAGTTGCAGCAACTCGCACAGGATGTGTTGCGCTACGCAAAGGAAAAAGGCGCATCCGGTGCGGCGGTCGATATCAGCGAAGGCAGCGGCCTGGCTGTGACTGTGCGCAAGGGAAGTATCGAAACCATCGAGCAAAACAAGGACAAGGGCATTGGCGTCACCGTCTACATGGGTGCGGAGGGCCATATCCGCCGCGGCAATGCCAGCACTTCGGATTTTTCCCGGCAAGCCCTGCAGGATACGGTCGATGCGGCCTACAACATCGCCCGTTTCACTGCGGAAGATGATTGCGCGGGCCTGCCGGACGCCGATTCCCTGGAAATGGCGCCGCTGGACCTGCAGCTGTGCTACCCCTGGCTGATCGGCGCCGATGAGGCCGCGGAACTGGCGCGGCGCGCCGAGGACGCGGCGTTTGCCGTCGACAAGCGCATCACCAATAGCGAAGGCGCCAGCGTGTATGCGCAGCAGTCGCAATTCGTGTCGGCCAATTCGCGCGGCTTCATGGGCGGCTATCCGTTTTCGCGGCACACCCTGTCGGTTGCGCCGATTGCGGGCAAGGGCGCCCACATGCAGCGCGACGACTGGTATTCCTCGATGCGCGACCCGGCCAGGCTGGCTGCGCCCGAAGCCGTTGGCCGGTATGCCGCCGAACGCGCACTGGCGCGCCTGAACGGGCGCAAGCTGGATACCCGCAAGTGCCCGGTCCTGTTCGAGGCGCCATTGGCTGCCGGATTGCTGGGGGCCTTTGTGCAGGCAGTGTCGGGCGGTGCGCTGTACCGTAAATCGACTTTCCTGCTCGATACGCTGGGCAAGGCAGTCTTTGCGCCGCATATCCAGATTGTCGAAGATCCGCACGTGGTCGGCGCAGTCGGCTCAGCCCCTTTTGACGAGGAAGGCGTGAAAACGCACCGTCGTGACGTGGTGCGTGACGGCGTCGTCGAGGGCTATTTCCTTTCAACTTATTCGGCGCGCAAGCTGGGCATGAAAACGACCGGCAACTCCGGCGGCTCGCATAACCTCAAGCTGTTTTCATCCAGGGCAGCGCCCGGCGACGATTTCAAGGCCATGCTGAAAAAGCTGGATACCGGCTTGCTCGTGACCGAGTTGATGGGGCAGGGCGTGAACTACGTCACGGGCGACTATTCCCGCGGCGCTTCCGGCTACTGGGTCGAAAATGGCGTGATCCAGTACCCGGTGGAAGAAATTACGATCGCCGGCAACATGCGCGAAATGTTTGCGCAAATTGCCGCGATCGGGACTGATACGCTGATCCGCGGTACCAAGGAAACCGGTTCTATTTTGATTGAAAGCATGACGATTGCAGGAAGTTGA
- a CDS encoding TRAP transporter large permease subunit, with amino-acid sequence MIPIEYMPPLMFGGLVLFMLVGFPVAFSLLALGLAFGIVSIELGFFGVNYLQAVPQRIFGNVLANDLLLAIPFFTFMGAVLEKCGLAEEMLDSMGQLFGPIRGGLGYSVIIVGFILGAITGTVAAQVITMTMISLPVMMRYGYNMRYTTGVLAASGTITQLVPPSLVLVVLADQLRTPTASADVGSMYLGAWGPSLVQIGLFALYTFILSRIKPDWVPALPKEARTLHGWALWKKCLRGIIPSAVLIFMVLGTMMLGIATPTESGAMGALGAVILAVLRSKEFTRRDRLVFRAGMLCLAAAALIGALFYTTEIGVSAAAMPFLRSALVVVYLVIVWLLIRATRMRELHDLIVQGYQSTMRLTAMVVFILIGSTCFSVVFLGVDGGLWVEHLFTSLPGGWIGFLIVVNLFIFFLAFFLDFFEIAFIVVPMIAPVAQKVLTPVLLESMGSPEAAAAAALVWFGVMLCVNMQTSFMHPPFGFALFYLRGVAPKEVKSSDIYWGALPWVGLQIIMVALVIAFPQMVTGLLDKGIASTPSEGLVIESPMSEENKRSDDEAPQLNFSTEDDKK; translated from the coding sequence ATGATCCCAATCGAATATATGCCGCCACTGATGTTCGGCGGCCTGGTGTTGTTCATGCTGGTCGGATTCCCGGTCGCCTTTTCATTGCTCGCGCTCGGATTGGCATTCGGCATCGTCTCCATTGAATTAGGGTTTTTTGGCGTCAATTATTTGCAAGCGGTTCCACAGCGGATATTTGGCAACGTCCTGGCAAACGACTTGCTGCTGGCGATCCCGTTTTTCACATTCATGGGGGCCGTTCTTGAGAAGTGCGGCCTGGCCGAAGAGATGCTGGATTCGATGGGGCAGTTGTTCGGCCCGATACGAGGCGGACTCGGTTATTCCGTCATCATCGTCGGCTTCATTTTGGGTGCGATTACGGGAACGGTCGCTGCCCAAGTGATTACGATGACAATGATCTCCCTGCCGGTGATGATGCGCTACGGTTACAACATGCGCTACACCACGGGCGTTCTTGCAGCATCCGGCACCATCACGCAACTTGTCCCCCCCTCGCTGGTCCTGGTGGTTCTGGCGGACCAACTGAGAACGCCCACGGCAAGTGCCGACGTCGGCAGCATGTACCTGGGCGCATGGGGCCCTTCCCTGGTACAGATTGGCTTGTTTGCGCTCTACACATTCATTTTGTCGCGAATTAAGCCTGACTGGGTACCTGCACTGCCGAAAGAAGCGCGGACATTGCACGGCTGGGCGCTTTGGAAAAAATGCTTGCGAGGCATTATTCCGTCTGCAGTGCTGATTTTCATGGTGCTGGGAACAATGATGCTTGGCATCGCCACGCCGACGGAATCAGGAGCAATGGGTGCGCTTGGCGCAGTCATCCTTGCCGTCTTGCGCAGCAAGGAATTCACGCGCCGGGACCGGCTTGTGTTTCGTGCCGGCATGCTCTGCCTGGCTGCCGCCGCCCTCATCGGTGCGCTTTTCTATACAACGGAAATTGGCGTCAGTGCAGCCGCCATGCCATTCCTGCGCTCTGCACTGGTCGTCGTCTATCTGGTTATCGTCTGGCTGCTGATTCGCGCAACCCGCATGCGCGAATTGCATGATCTGATTGTGCAGGGCTATCAGTCAACCATGCGCCTGACTGCGATGGTGGTTTTCATTCTGATCGGCTCCACCTGTTTTTCAGTTGTGTTTCTGGGAGTTGACGGCGGCCTCTGGGTCGAACATTTATTTACCTCGCTTCCCGGCGGCTGGATCGGGTTCTTAATCGTCGTAAACCTGTTCATATTTTTCCTGGCGTTTTTCCTGGATTTCTTTGAAATTGCATTCATTGTCGTGCCAATGATTGCGCCGGTCGCGCAAAAAGTCCTCACCCCTGTACTGCTCGAAAGCATGGGAAGTCCGGAGGCGGCTGCCGCGGCGGCACTGGTCTGGTTTGGCGTCATGCTTTGCGTAAATATGCAAACCTCATTTATGCATCCCCCTTTCGGTTTTGCCTTGTTCTACTTGCGCGGCGTAGCGCCGAAGGAAGTGAAAAGCTCGGATATTTATTGGGGAGCATTACCGTGGGTTGGCCTGCAAATCATCATGGTTGCGCTTGTCATTGCGTTCCCGCAAATGGTTACCGGCTTGCTTGACAAAGGCATCGCCTCGACACCTTCCGAAGGGCTGGTGATCGAGAGCCCGATGAGCGAAGAAAACAAGCGCAGCGATGACGAAGCGCCGCAACTGAACTTCTCCACCGAAGACGACAAAAAATAA
- a CDS encoding TRAP transporter substrate-binding protein: MERRSFLKKAAVGASAGAIAAPALAQSQPTINWRLASSFPKSLDTIYGAAETFSKRVSQLTGGKFNIRVFAGGEVVPALQVLDAVQAGTVEMGHSASYYYFGKDPTFAFDAAVPFGLNSRQQTAWFDQGGGRELTREFFRDYGVMNFQGGNTGAQMGGWFRREIKTVKDLNGLKMRISAFAGRVMQPLGLVPQQIAGGDIYPALEKGTIDAAEWIGPYDDEKLGFNKVAPFYYTPGWWEPSLQVSFYIGIKEWEKLPKEYQAAVETATYEAHVVMQAEYDARNPAALARMLKQGVKLRAFSKEIMEACSKSATTFMEEEASKNAKFRKIYEPWKRFRQDQNQWFSVAESSMQNFMISRK; the protein is encoded by the coding sequence ATGGAACGGCGGTCATTCTTGAAAAAAGCAGCGGTCGGCGCATCTGCAGGTGCAATTGCCGCACCGGCGCTGGCGCAATCGCAACCGACAATCAACTGGCGCCTGGCGTCGAGCTTTCCCAAATCGCTGGATACTATTTACGGTGCGGCAGAAACGTTTTCCAAGCGCGTCTCGCAGCTCACCGGCGGCAAGTTCAATATCCGCGTATTCGCCGGCGGCGAAGTTGTCCCGGCACTCCAGGTGCTGGATGCGGTACAGGCAGGGACCGTGGAAATGGGGCATAGCGCGTCTTACTACTATTTTGGCAAGGATCCGACCTTTGCTTTTGATGCGGCAGTGCCGTTTGGCTTGAATTCGCGTCAGCAGACTGCCTGGTTCGATCAGGGAGGCGGACGTGAGTTGACGCGTGAATTCTTCCGCGACTATGGCGTGATGAATTTCCAGGGCGGGAACACCGGTGCGCAAATGGGCGGCTGGTTTCGCAGGGAAATCAAGACGGTCAAGGACCTGAATGGGCTGAAGATGCGCATCAGCGCATTTGCCGGACGCGTAATGCAGCCGCTTGGGCTGGTGCCGCAGCAGATCGCCGGCGGTGATATCTATCCGGCGCTGGAAAAAGGCACGATCGACGCTGCTGAATGGATCGGTCCCTACGACGATGAAAAGTTGGGCTTCAACAAGGTGGCGCCGTTTTACTACACGCCGGGCTGGTGGGAGCCAAGCCTGCAGGTATCTTTTTACATCGGCATCAAGGAATGGGAAAAGCTGCCAAAGGAATACCAGGCCGCCGTCGAGACCGCCACCTATGAAGCGCATGTGGTGATGCAGGCAGAATACGATGCCCGCAACCCGGCCGCATTGGCGCGCATGTTGAAACAGGGCGTGAAGCTGCGTGCCTTTTCCAAGGAAATCATGGAGGCGTGCTCTAAATCCGCTACCACCTTCATGGAAGAAGAAGCATCCAAGAACGCGAAGTTCAGGAAGATTTACGAGCCCTGGAAACGGTTCCGCCAAGACCAGAATCAATGGTTCTCGGTGGCGGAATCGAGCATGCAGAACTTCATGATCAGCCGTAAATAA
- a CDS encoding class I SAM-dependent methyltransferase: MSRKHLDLGCGARPKNPFGHPELYGVDIRADAGGEGIQIARANLSVEPIPFADNMFDSVSAYDFFEHVPRVALDYANQSSRFPFIELMNEIWRVLKHDGILYAITPAYPHDKAFRDPTHVNIITGKTHRYFTEPHVIGRMYGFHGSFRLKRQCRVHPRGAYEPTHPGLGHRLKSLGERLTGQQSHLVWEFAAIKP; the protein is encoded by the coding sequence ATGAGCCGGAAACATTTGGACCTGGGCTGCGGTGCGCGCCCGAAAAACCCCTTTGGCCATCCCGAACTGTACGGCGTGGACATCCGCGCCGACGCCGGCGGCGAAGGCATACAGATCGCCCGCGCCAACCTGAGCGTCGAGCCCATCCCGTTTGCCGACAACATGTTCGATTCGGTCTCGGCCTATGATTTTTTCGAGCATGTGCCGCGCGTGGCGCTCGACTATGCAAACCAGAGTTCGCGCTTTCCCTTCATCGAACTCATGAACGAGATCTGGCGCGTGCTCAAGCACGACGGCATCCTGTATGCAATCACGCCGGCCTACCCGCATGACAAGGCCTTCCGCGACCCCACCCACGTCAACATCATCACGGGCAAGACACACCGCTACTTCACCGAACCCCACGTCATCGGGCGCATGTATGGCTTTCATGGCAGTTTCAGGTTGAAACGGCAGTGCCGCGTACATCCACGCGGCGCCTATGAACCTACACATCCCGGCCTGGGGCACCGCCTGAAAAGCCTTGGCGAACGCCTGACCGGCCAGCAATCGCACCTGGTGTGGGAATTTGCTGCGATCAAGCCGTAG
- the yjgA gene encoding ribosome biogenesis factor YjgA, which yields MPNPNRGSCGYQSNEFEQEYDRPSKSQLKREMTALQKLGAELIANSRDRVKRVPMPEDVRDAILECQKITDHEGRRRQLQYVGKKMRTLEPHEVAAIQKVIDSWRGTSKAEAAALHLIERRRDKLLANDGALTELVAAHPELDAQHLRTLIRNARKEQADNKPPKAYREIFQILKGLEKEDAAQDADADDQADAEDDEE from the coding sequence ATGCCAAATCCTAACCGAGGCTCCTGCGGCTACCAGTCCAACGAATTCGAGCAGGAATACGACCGCCCCTCCAAATCCCAGTTAAAGCGCGAAATGACCGCGCTGCAAAAACTGGGGGCGGAATTGATAGCCAACTCGCGCGATCGCGTCAAACGCGTCCCCATGCCGGAAGACGTGCGCGACGCCATTCTCGAGTGCCAGAAAATCACGGATCACGAAGGCCGCCGCCGCCAGTTGCAGTACGTCGGCAAGAAGATGCGCACCCTCGAACCGCATGAAGTCGCCGCCATCCAGAAAGTCATCGACAGCTGGCGCGGCACGTCCAAGGCGGAAGCCGCTGCCCTGCACCTGATCGAGCGCCGCCGCGACAAGCTGCTGGCCAATGACGGCGCCCTGACTGAGCTGGTGGCAGCCCACCCGGAACTGGATGCCCAGCACCTGCGCACCCTGATCCGCAACGCCCGCAAGGAACAGGCCGACAACAAGCCGCCCAAGGCTTACCGCGAAATCTTCCAGATCCTGAAAGGCCTCGAAAAGGAAGACGCCGCACAGGATGCCGACGCTGACGATCAAGCCGATGCCGAAGACGACGAGGAATGA
- the mog gene encoding molybdopterin adenylyltransferase, with translation MPKTTRNDPDELVIGLVSISDRASAGIYQDQGLPALQEWFTAALASPWRMESRLIPDDRASIEQTLVELVEVAGCDLVLTTGGTGPSRRDVTPEATLAVATKEMPGFGEQMRQISLQFVPTAILSRQVAVIRETADHAALIMNLPGQPKSIKETLEGLKDADGKTLVQGIFAAVPYCIDLIGGPYIETHDAVCKAFRPKSAIRPKS, from the coding sequence ATGCCGAAGACGACGAGGAATGATCCGGATGAGCTGGTAATCGGCCTGGTCTCGATTTCCGACCGCGCATCCGCCGGCATTTACCAGGACCAGGGCTTGCCTGCCCTGCAGGAATGGTTCACGGCCGCGCTTGCCAGCCCCTGGCGCATGGAGTCGCGCCTGATCCCTGACGACCGCGCAAGCATCGAACAGACACTGGTCGAACTGGTGGAGGTCGCCGGTTGCGACCTCGTGCTGACGACTGGCGGCACCGGCCCGTCGCGCCGGGATGTGACGCCCGAAGCCACGCTCGCCGTCGCCACGAAGGAAATGCCCGGTTTCGGCGAACAGATGCGCCAGATCAGCCTGCAGTTCGTGCCGACCGCCATCCTGTCGCGCCAGGTCGCGGTGATCCGCGAGACCGCGGACCATGCCGCACTGATCATGAACCTGCCGGGCCAGCCCAAGTCCATCAAGGAAACGCTGGAGGGCTTGAAGGATGCCGACGGCAAGACCCTGGTGCAGGGTATTTTCGCCGCTGTTCCCTATTGCATCGACCTGATCGGCGGCCCCTATATCGAAACGCATGACGCCGTGTGCAAGGCCTTCCGGCCAAAATCCGCCATCCGCCCAAAATCCTGA
- a CDS encoding TRAP transporter small permease subunit, which produces MQPFLRLSRWIDKFSHAVGRVANLMILLSCIVSAANALLRYGFNWSNNWPLELQWYLFAGAVMLGAPYTFQRNEHVRVDLIYGHVSERIQHYIDALGVIFFLLPACLLFTWLSWKTLFLPSWGILEQSSNAGGLPLYPIKVIVPLGFALLALQGISELIKRVAALAGKVHLDAKYERPVQ; this is translated from the coding sequence ATGCAACCATTCCTGCGTCTATCCCGCTGGATAGACAAATTTAGCCATGCCGTCGGTCGGGTGGCAAATCTCATGATTCTGCTTTCCTGTATCGTGAGCGCGGCCAATGCCCTGCTCCGGTATGGCTTCAACTGGAGCAACAACTGGCCCCTGGAATTACAGTGGTATCTGTTTGCCGGCGCCGTCATGCTGGGTGCGCCGTACACCTTTCAGCGAAATGAACACGTCCGGGTCGACTTAATCTACGGCCATGTGTCCGAGCGAATTCAACATTACATTGATGCCCTCGGCGTCATCTTCTTTTTGCTGCCGGCGTGTTTGCTGTTTACCTGGCTTTCCTGGAAAACCCTGTTTCTTCCGTCCTGGGGAATTCTCGAGCAATCCTCCAATGCCGGCGGACTGCCGCTGTACCCGATCAAGGTGATCGTCCCGCTGGGATTCGCCCTGCTTGCGCTGCAAGGCATTTCCGAACTGATCAAACGCGTTGCCGCACTTGCCGGCAAGGTTCATCTTGACGCCAAATACGAAAGACCCGTGCAATGA
- a CDS encoding helix-turn-helix domain-containing protein, producing the protein MSGGECVTRRTIVEAFGEDFLEYDQRRLDTQMRRLRRKVKEACSQALPVNTLRAIGYCFYAKTKIYR; encoded by the coding sequence ATGAGCGGAGGCGAGTGCGTTACTCGAAGAACGATTGTCGAAGCATTCGGCGAAGATTTCCTGGAATATGATCAGCGTCGGCTGGACACACAAATGCGGCGCTTGCGGCGCAAGGTCAAGGAGGCTTGCAGCCAAGCGCTGCCGGTCAACACTTTACGCGCGATCGGTTACTGTTTTTATGCCAAAACGAAAATCTACCGATAG